Proteins co-encoded in one Cyprinus carpio isolate SPL01 chromosome B5, ASM1834038v1, whole genome shotgun sequence genomic window:
- the ncaph gene encoding condensin complex subunit 2 isoform X2, translating to MSAFSTPTSRPRQWSSPALGHKAALSATSTPLLDNIQGNDDEQERRQRRRSRVIDLHGVNNDSINEAGSHSTAGTPAAVPKLSSAQISEHYSTCIKLSTENKITTKNAFGLHLIDYMADILQQKDSELNFKVAAGTLDASTKIYAVRVDAVHADAYRVLGGLGSETKPKESQDGEEEDVAEGGQGEQVAAKQTKKRPQKKTVEQNLSNINLSESEMKCEVDPMFQRMAASFDENSTAGVFLSVLFSEDSRCELRFPSHMTLLKSQLPPVQVPHQHVPASPFIGHLKTLEDRPICPSLEDFSFTGWTPEQTTNLNQLLENMKQGEHAFDVNADIEPDEDEGPDFGDNFDADVDEGRQENSEELKEHRDACSKSPQKGRGVVPIGEVDIATMCLQLSDQPREYSYFSPRTMATWVGPGYWLFKPGHKQDHKPDKEPRKRAPKNPLVIDFKGDINFHNYFRTTRAATTISKSALNTSNKKTTLPADFQYPPSNLSQLSLKPSNTLSAEGKKRLSGELGEDIGEYDYNNANDTANFCPGLQEEDSEDAEGFGGSYDSQTDRPTPFSLDTDDISTYGEDCLVPEPHKVNTIEINYAKTAKKMDMKKLKTTMWGLLTESPEKPAKVDSEETTEVPGEKSFSQSVRNLVQRLPSTMATNLSVPLAFVALLHLANEKNLELHKIDSMTDIVIKQGH from the exons ATGAGCGCATTCAGTACCCCGACATCCCGGCCACGGCAGTGGTCCTCGCCGGCATTAGGACACAAAGCCGCGCTGTCGGCCACCAGCACACCTCTGCTGGACAATATCCAGGGAAACGATGATGAACAGGAGAGACGTCAAAGACGCAGATCCAGGGTCATCGACCTTCACGGAGTGAACAACGACTCCATTAACGAGGCCGGTAGCCACAG TACTGCAGGCACACCTGCTGCTGTTCCTAAGCTGTCGTCTGCACAGATATCCGAGCATTATTCTACCTGCATCAAGCTTTCCACTGAAAAT aaaatcacCACAAAGAATGCATTTGGCCTGCACCTCATTGATTACATGGCAGACATTCTCCAGCAGAAAGACTCAGAGCTCAACTTCAAG GTAGCAGCGGGGACCCTGGACGCCAGCACAAAAATCTATGCGGTGAGGGTGGATGCAGTTCACGCTGATGCTTACAGAGTCCTAGGAGGCTTGGGATCTGAGACCAAACCAAAAGAGA GTCAAGATGGTGAGGAGGAGGATGTAGCCGAGGGCGGTCAGGGAGAGCAAGTGGCTGCTAAACAGACTAAGAAAAGACCTCAGAAGAAGACAGTGGAGCAGAACCTCAGTAACATCAATCTCTCTGAATCAGAGATGAAGTGTGAG GTGGACCCCATGTTCCAGCGCATGGCTGCTTCCTTTGATGAGAACAGTACAGCAGGAGTGTTCCTCTCAGTGCTGTTCAGTGAAGACAGTCGCTGTGAGCTGCGTTTCCCTTCACATATGACCTTGCTGAAGTCACAGCTGCCTCCTGTGCAGGTGCCCCATCAGCATGTTCCTGCCTCACCATTTATAG GTCATTTAAAGACACTAGAGGACAGACCAATTTGTCCATCCTTAGAAGATTTCTCCTTTACTGGATGGACTCCTGAACAG ACCACAAACCTCAACCAGCTTCTTGAGAATATGAAGCAGGGAGAGCACGCATTCGATGTCAATGCAGACATTGAGCCAGATGAGGATGAGGGTCCAGATTTTGGGGATAATTTTGATGCAGATGTGGATGAAGGCAGACAGGAAAACTCTGAGGAGCTTAAGGAACACAGAGATGCATGTTCAAAGAGTCCTCAGAAAGGAAG AGGCGTTGTTCCTATTGGCGAGGTGGATATTGCCACCATGTGTCTGCAGTTGTCTGATCAGCCCAGAGAGTACTCGTACTTCAGTCCCAGGACCATGGCCACCTGGGTCGGACCTGGCTACTGGCTCTTCAAACCTGGACATAAGC AGGATCACAAACCAGACAAAGAACCTCGGAAACGAGCTCCAAAGAATCCTCTCGTAATTGACTTTAAGGGAGATATCAACTTTCATAATTACTTTCGGACAACTAGA GCAGCAACAACTATTAGTAAATCAGCTTTGAACACCAGCAATAAGAAAACCACACTTCCAGCAGACTTCCAGTATCCACCCAGTAATCTGTCACAGCTCAGCCTCAAACCCTCTAACACA CTCAGCGCAGAAGGAAAGAAAAGATTATCAGGAGAGCTGGGTGAGGACATAGGAGAGTATGACTACAACAACGCTAATGACACAGCCAACTTCTGTCCTGGTCTTCAG GAAGAGGATAGTGAGGATGCTGAAGGCTTTGGAGGATCCTATGACTCCCAAACAGACAGACCAACCCCTTTCTCTCTGGACACCGATGACATCTCTACATACGGAGAGGACTGTCTTGTCCCTGAGCCTCATAAG GTAAACACTATTGAGATCAACTATGCCAAGACAGCCAAAAAGATGGACATGAAGAAGCTGAAGACCACTATGTGGGGTCTCCTAACAGAGAGTCCTGAAAAACCAGCAAAG GTGGACAGTGAGGAAACAACAGAAGTACCTGGAGAAAAATCATTCAGCCAGTCTGTCAGGAATCTTGTACAaag GCTTCCCTCAACCATGGCTACCAATCTCTCAGTACCATTGGCGTTTGTGGCCCTTCTGCACTTGGCTAATGAGAAA AACTTGGAGCTGCACAAGATTGACAGCATGACTGATATCGTCATTAAACAAGGCCACTGA
- the ncaph gene encoding condensin complex subunit 2 isoform X1, whose translation MSAFSTPTSRPRQWSSPALGHKAALSATSTPLLDNIQGNDDEQERRQRRRSRVIDLHGVNNDSINEAGSHSTAGTPAAVPKLSSAQISEHYSTCIKLSTENKITTKNAFGLHLIDYMADILQQKDSELNFKVAAGTLDASTKIYAVRVDAVHADAYRVLGGLGSETKPKESQDGEEEDVAEGGQGEQVAAKQTKKRPQKKTVEQNLSNINLSESEMKCEVDPMFQRMAASFDENSTAGVFLSVLFSEDSRCELRFPSHMTLLKSQLPPVQVPHQHVPASPFIGHLKTLEDRPICPSLEDFSFTGWTPEQTTNLNQLLENMKQGEHAFDVNADIEPDEDEGPDFGDNFDADVDEGRQENSEELKEHRDACSKSPQKGRGVVPIGEVDIATMCLQLSDQPREYSYFSPRTMATWVGPGYWLFKPGHKQDHKPDKEPRKRAPKNPLVIDFKGDINFHNYFRTTRAATTISKSALNTSNKKTTLPADFQYPPSNLSQLSLKPSNTLSAEGKKRLSGELGEDIGEYDYNNANDTANFCPGLQEEDSEDAEGFGGSYDSQTDRPTPFSLDTDDISTYGEDCLVPEPHKVNTIEINYAKTAKKMDMKKLKTTMWGLLTESPEKPAKQVDSEETTEVPGEKSFSQSVRNLVQRLPSTMATNLSVPLAFVALLHLANEKNLELHKIDSMTDIVIKQGH comes from the exons ATGAGCGCATTCAGTACCCCGACATCCCGGCCACGGCAGTGGTCCTCGCCGGCATTAGGACACAAAGCCGCGCTGTCGGCCACCAGCACACCTCTGCTGGACAATATCCAGGGAAACGATGATGAACAGGAGAGACGTCAAAGACGCAGATCCAGGGTCATCGACCTTCACGGAGTGAACAACGACTCCATTAACGAGGCCGGTAGCCACAG TACTGCAGGCACACCTGCTGCTGTTCCTAAGCTGTCGTCTGCACAGATATCCGAGCATTATTCTACCTGCATCAAGCTTTCCACTGAAAAT aaaatcacCACAAAGAATGCATTTGGCCTGCACCTCATTGATTACATGGCAGACATTCTCCAGCAGAAAGACTCAGAGCTCAACTTCAAG GTAGCAGCGGGGACCCTGGACGCCAGCACAAAAATCTATGCGGTGAGGGTGGATGCAGTTCACGCTGATGCTTACAGAGTCCTAGGAGGCTTGGGATCTGAGACCAAACCAAAAGAGA GTCAAGATGGTGAGGAGGAGGATGTAGCCGAGGGCGGTCAGGGAGAGCAAGTGGCTGCTAAACAGACTAAGAAAAGACCTCAGAAGAAGACAGTGGAGCAGAACCTCAGTAACATCAATCTCTCTGAATCAGAGATGAAGTGTGAG GTGGACCCCATGTTCCAGCGCATGGCTGCTTCCTTTGATGAGAACAGTACAGCAGGAGTGTTCCTCTCAGTGCTGTTCAGTGAAGACAGTCGCTGTGAGCTGCGTTTCCCTTCACATATGACCTTGCTGAAGTCACAGCTGCCTCCTGTGCAGGTGCCCCATCAGCATGTTCCTGCCTCACCATTTATAG GTCATTTAAAGACACTAGAGGACAGACCAATTTGTCCATCCTTAGAAGATTTCTCCTTTACTGGATGGACTCCTGAACAG ACCACAAACCTCAACCAGCTTCTTGAGAATATGAAGCAGGGAGAGCACGCATTCGATGTCAATGCAGACATTGAGCCAGATGAGGATGAGGGTCCAGATTTTGGGGATAATTTTGATGCAGATGTGGATGAAGGCAGACAGGAAAACTCTGAGGAGCTTAAGGAACACAGAGATGCATGTTCAAAGAGTCCTCAGAAAGGAAG AGGCGTTGTTCCTATTGGCGAGGTGGATATTGCCACCATGTGTCTGCAGTTGTCTGATCAGCCCAGAGAGTACTCGTACTTCAGTCCCAGGACCATGGCCACCTGGGTCGGACCTGGCTACTGGCTCTTCAAACCTGGACATAAGC AGGATCACAAACCAGACAAAGAACCTCGGAAACGAGCTCCAAAGAATCCTCTCGTAATTGACTTTAAGGGAGATATCAACTTTCATAATTACTTTCGGACAACTAGA GCAGCAACAACTATTAGTAAATCAGCTTTGAACACCAGCAATAAGAAAACCACACTTCCAGCAGACTTCCAGTATCCACCCAGTAATCTGTCACAGCTCAGCCTCAAACCCTCTAACACA CTCAGCGCAGAAGGAAAGAAAAGATTATCAGGAGAGCTGGGTGAGGACATAGGAGAGTATGACTACAACAACGCTAATGACACAGCCAACTTCTGTCCTGGTCTTCAG GAAGAGGATAGTGAGGATGCTGAAGGCTTTGGAGGATCCTATGACTCCCAAACAGACAGACCAACCCCTTTCTCTCTGGACACCGATGACATCTCTACATACGGAGAGGACTGTCTTGTCCCTGAGCCTCATAAG GTAAACACTATTGAGATCAACTATGCCAAGACAGCCAAAAAGATGGACATGAAGAAGCTGAAGACCACTATGTGGGGTCTCCTAACAGAGAGTCCTGAAAAACCAGCAAAG CAGGTGGACAGTGAGGAAACAACAGAAGTACCTGGAGAAAAATCATTCAGCCAGTCTGTCAGGAATCTTGTACAaag GCTTCCCTCAACCATGGCTACCAATCTCTCAGTACCATTGGCGTTTGTGGCCCTTCTGCACTTGGCTAATGAGAAA AACTTGGAGCTGCACAAGATTGACAGCATGACTGATATCGTCATTAAACAAGGCCACTGA
- the LOC109073666 gene encoding vesicle-associated membrane protein 8-like has translation MGLADQNRTEPREGESSKDVDKVKTLQSQVDGVKDIMTQNVDRILARGERLDDLMGKSEDLQAGAQNFKHTSQKVARAYWWKNVKLIVLIVVIVLIIVLIVIFLATGVIPTGSPAPKPPTP, from the exons ATGGGGTTGGCTGATCAAAACAGGACA GAGCCAAGAGAAGGAGAGTCTTCTAAGGATGTGGATAAAGTTAAAACTTTGCAGTCTCAAGTGGATGGGGTCAAGGATATTATGACCCAGAATGTAGATCGGATCTTGGCCCGTGGTGAAAGACTGGATGATCTGATGGGCAAATCTGAAGACCTGCAAGCTGGG GCCCAGAACTTCAAGCACACCTCTCAGAAGGTTGCTCGCGCTTACTGGTGGAAGAACGTGAAGCTGATTGTGCTTATTGTTGTGATAGTCCTTATCATTGTACTGATTGTAATATTCCTTGCTACTGGTGTGATCCCGACCGGTTCCCCCGCACCCAAACCTCCTACTCCATAG